From one Lysinibacillus sp. G4S2 genomic stretch:
- a CDS encoding SRPBCC family protein produces the protein MLATIQKQQNNYVVKFNRPLSHSVEAVWAVLTENGKLQKWMNNLEIIDLRKNGKIHFNMNDGTDTYMEITITDYVEKEVLEFDWGKDTVRFELSPTSSGSKLVLLESIGELTEHTPKDLAGWHICLDLLSDLLNGTLHEKFPMEEWKKWFVEYKQLVDDVEKI, from the coding sequence ATGCTCGCTACTATTCAGAAACAACAAAATAACTATGTCGTAAAATTTAACCGTCCATTATCACATTCAGTTGAAGCTGTGTGGGCCGTATTAACGGAAAATGGAAAGCTTCAAAAATGGATGAACAATTTAGAAATCATCGATCTTCGAAAAAACGGTAAAATCCATTTTAATATGAATGATGGAACAGATACTTATATGGAAATAACAATTACAGACTACGTTGAGAAGGAAGTGCTCGAATTTGACTGGGGCAAAGATACAGTCAGATTTGAACTCTCCCCCACTAGCAGCGGTTCCAAATTAGTATTACTTGAATCGATTGGTGAGCTAACTGAGCATACACCAAAGGATTTAGCTGGCTGGCATATATGCTTAGACCTGCTTTCAGACTTATTAAATGGAACTTTACATGAAAAATTTCCAATGGAAGAATGGAAAAAATGGTTTGTGGAGTATAAGCAGCTTGTGGATGATGTAGAGAAGATTTAA
- a CDS encoding proline dehydrogenase family protein — protein MKKTEEIVIQALKSAARNAQMKHDVQQSTELYPLLWKAANRYVTGEERKDAIPIAREFIAKDYQISLEFIGENTTDLMECRKAKDEYLQLIEGMGALAIGQTVSLDLSHIGLSVNTELAYKHLIELAKKAYQFRITLMISMEESSKTSDILDIYKKIANQYSNVGITLQVHLYRTEKDLQQLIQYPGKIRLVKGAFQEPIDVAQKRSEALNERYLHYVEQLINANHPISIATHDELLIQEMEQRQYFNHPNVEIEMLYGIQPDLIRQLKEKEYRCKIYLTYGTDWYLYLCHRLAEYPENLYLAVADIINPSMLTRSENY, from the coding sequence ATGAAAAAGACAGAAGAAATAGTGATTCAAGCATTAAAATCTGCAGCGAGGAATGCTCAAATGAAACATGACGTTCAACAGTCAACAGAACTCTATCCGTTATTATGGAAGGCAGCGAATCGGTATGTTACGGGTGAGGAGAGAAAGGATGCTATTCCAATTGCTCGAGAATTCATCGCCAAGGATTACCAAATATCACTAGAGTTTATAGGGGAAAATACAACTGATTTGATGGAATGTCGAAAGGCTAAAGATGAATATTTGCAACTTATTGAGGGCATGGGTGCATTGGCGATAGGACAAACTGTGTCGTTAGATTTGTCGCATATTGGACTTTCTGTTAATACGGAACTGGCGTATAAACACTTAATTGAGCTAGCTAAAAAAGCATATCAGTTCAGAATTACATTGATGATTAGTATGGAGGAGTCATCAAAGACGAGCGATATCCTCGATATTTATAAAAAAATAGCTAACCAATATTCCAATGTCGGGATTACGCTACAAGTTCATCTCTATCGTACAGAGAAGGATTTACAGCAGCTTATTCAATACCCAGGGAAAATAAGGCTTGTTAAAGGTGCTTTCCAGGAGCCGATCGACGTTGCGCAGAAAAGATCAGAAGCACTGAATGAACGTTATCTTCATTATGTAGAGCAGTTGATTAATGCCAATCATCCAATCTCGATAGCTACGCATGATGAACTATTGATTCAAGAAATGGAACAAAGACAATATTTTAATCATCCAAATGTAGAGATAGAAATGCTTTATGGTATACAGCCAGATTTGATACGTCAATTAAAAGAGAAGGAGTACCGCTGTAAGATTTATCTTACGTATGGAACGGATTGGTATTTATACTTATGCCATCGTTTAGCTGAATATCCGGAGAATCTATATTTGGCTGTAGCAGACATCATTAATCCATCTATGTTAACTAGAAGTGAAAATTATTGA
- a CDS encoding PLP-dependent aminotransferase family protein, protein MLWIPIDHSSDIPLNRQVYQQIREKILNGHLQAGERLASTRELSVELKVSRNVILEAYDQLLAEGFLIARRGSGTFVAEGAFLTQHETPFLYEVDEKKVKNHIINFRSGIPALDLFPRKTWAKLSHQLWNDIESTNFGYDFPEGRLELRQTLAHYLLRTRGVNCHPEQIIITSGATQALTLVSRLLLSPNDIAIIEDPITNDIQTIFKSSGASLYPIPVDEYGMKTALIPENLHPKFVFLTPSHQFPLGGTLPIQRRIQLINFARRNNCFLVEDDYDSEFRYEGPPVSSLQGLDLERVLYIGSFSKILSPALRIGYIVLPTHLIEKCRQLKWFTDLHTQSLDQLILARFIKEGYLERHIAKMKKFYKNQRDFLIQCLQTTFSNKVKILGYTTGMHLIVELEDIHFSKEVLFKIEQLGVKVYPVEDHSIEKGRHNNRIIFGYGHLKKNEIEEGVTILFQAVYDEVKY, encoded by the coding sequence TTGTTATGGATACCAATCGATCATTCTTCAGATATACCTCTAAACCGGCAAGTTTATCAGCAAATTCGGGAAAAAATATTAAATGGCCATCTTCAAGCAGGTGAAAGACTAGCATCTACACGTGAGCTTTCTGTCGAGCTAAAGGTCTCAAGAAATGTCATTTTGGAAGCTTACGATCAATTGTTAGCAGAGGGGTTTTTAATTGCCCGAAGAGGTTCAGGTACATTTGTTGCAGAGGGAGCCTTTTTAACACAGCATGAGACACCATTTTTATATGAAGTCGATGAAAAAAAGGTGAAAAATCATATTATTAATTTCCGTTCAGGTATTCCAGCATTGGACTTATTTCCCCGTAAAACATGGGCAAAGCTATCACATCAACTGTGGAATGATATTGAATCAACTAATTTTGGATATGACTTTCCTGAAGGTCGTTTAGAATTAAGACAAACGCTGGCACACTACTTATTAAGAACTAGAGGTGTTAACTGTCATCCAGAACAAATTATCATTACATCAGGCGCTACACAAGCATTGACACTGGTTTCTCGATTGCTTTTATCACCTAATGATATAGCCATTATAGAAGATCCTATTACGAATGATATTCAAACGATTTTTAAATCTTCAGGTGCCTCTCTTTATCCAATACCTGTAGATGAATATGGGATGAAGACAGCGTTAATACCAGAAAATTTGCATCCTAAATTTGTCTTCCTGACTCCATCACATCAATTCCCACTGGGGGGTACGCTTCCAATACAGCGCAGAATTCAATTAATCAATTTCGCAAGAAGAAATAATTGTTTTTTAGTTGAGGATGACTATGATAGTGAGTTTCGCTATGAAGGTCCACCTGTCAGCTCTTTACAGGGTTTAGATCTAGAACGTGTACTCTATATAGGCTCTTTTAGCAAGATTCTCTCTCCAGCTTTGAGAATAGGTTACATCGTTCTCCCAACTCATCTAATCGAGAAATGTCGGCAGCTGAAATGGTTTACTGACTTACACACACAATCATTGGATCAGCTTATTCTTGCTCGCTTTATTAAAGAAGGCTATTTAGAAAGACATATTGCAAAGATGAAGAAGTTCTATAAAAACCAGCGAGATTTTCTTATCCAATGTTTGCAAACAACCTTTTCAAATAAGGTGAAGATTTTAGGTTACACTACCGGTATGCATTTAATTGTTGAATTAGAGGATATTCATTTTTCTAAAGAGGTATTGTTTAAAATCGAACAACTTGGTGTAAAAGTATACCCTGTAGAGGATCATTCGATAGAGAAAGGGAGACACAATAATCGGATTATTTTTGGGTATGGACATTTAAAGAAGAATGAAATAGAAGAAGGCGTGACAATACTATTTCAAGCAGTCTATGATGAGGTAAAGTACTAA
- a CDS encoding nuclear transport factor 2 family protein produces MMYQKALERYITATNSHDFNNVKESLHPQAVYWFTDKTCTTLEEIGTYFNNAWNLIKEEVYSATDIQWLTVDEKSATCIYTYHYEGYHNGKFVSGSGRATNVFVIENNEWKLIHEHLSR; encoded by the coding sequence TTGATGTATCAAAAAGCTTTAGAGCGTTATATTACAGCGACAAATTCCCATGATTTTAATAATGTAAAGGAGAGCTTGCATCCGCAAGCAGTGTATTGGTTTACCGATAAAACATGCACAACTTTGGAAGAAATAGGGACCTATTTTAATAATGCATGGAACTTGATAAAGGAAGAAGTTTATTCAGCTACTGATATTCAGTGGCTTACGGTTGATGAAAAATCTGCTACCTGTATTTATACATACCATTATGAAGGCTATCATAACGGGAAATTTGTATCAGGTAGCGGTAGAGCAACGAATGTTTTTGTAATAGAGAATAATGAATGGAAGCTAATTCATGAACATTTAAGCCGTTAA
- the abc-f gene encoding ribosomal protection-like ABC-F family protein, with product MKELLKLQDVHYEIKDTKIFEHVTASVKVSEVIGIIGRNGAGKSTLLQLIAGLIVPTAGQLRWLQSAKVAYVEQESAHFDSLEVSANEANLLAKWQVPDVLFSALSGGEKLKMRLADGFAQNAQLLLLDEPTNHLDEQSTALLIEQVKSYDGAIIVVSHDRYFLDEIATKIWSLEEGGLIEHSGNYTSYMAAREQRRLTQQRAYDKQQKYIECIEAQMQQLTSWSQKAHAQSTKKEGFKEFYRVKAKRMDSQVKSKKKRLEKELAKAKVEAVEPEEEIRFSIDTDQRVGKRFLETKHLMKCFEQRVLFKDVNLIAKFGEKIAITGSNGSGKTTLLKILLGQIKAEGEIWISPAATIGYLTQEVFDLPLDQTPEQYFYNETFEEQGKVRNLMKHLGFTPAHWTAPIGKMSMGERVKCKLMAYILEDKNVLILDEPTNHLDLPSREQLEKTLAQFKGTLLVVSHDRYFLEKVTDSVWEVRNKRIEKKWRNGAPSQVDDIAALRLKLENERQEILGKLSFLTVKNKDYAMLDQKFNELTKRINELK from the coding sequence ATGAAGGAACTTTTAAAATTACAAGACGTGCATTATGAAATAAAGGATACGAAAATTTTTGAACATGTAACAGCATCGGTAAAGGTAAGCGAGGTCATCGGCATTATTGGTAGAAATGGAGCTGGTAAATCGACGCTATTGCAACTAATTGCCGGCTTGATAGTGCCGACTGCGGGACAGTTACGCTGGTTGCAGTCTGCTAAAGTTGCTTATGTAGAACAGGAGAGCGCACACTTTGATTCGCTAGAAGTATCTGCAAACGAGGCGAATTTACTTGCTAAATGGCAGGTGCCAGATGTGTTATTTTCAGCCTTAAGTGGCGGAGAGAAGCTTAAAATGCGTCTCGCAGATGGTTTTGCACAAAATGCCCAATTACTTTTATTAGATGAACCGACGAATCATTTAGATGAGCAAAGTACTGCATTACTCATCGAACAAGTAAAAAGTTACGATGGTGCAATCATTGTTGTCTCACATGATCGCTATTTTTTAGACGAGATTGCCACTAAAATTTGGTCTCTAGAAGAAGGGGGACTTATTGAGCATAGCGGTAATTATACTAGCTATATGGCCGCTAGAGAACAGCGAAGACTAACACAACAACGCGCCTATGATAAACAGCAAAAGTACATTGAATGTATTGAAGCACAGATGCAGCAGCTAACATCCTGGTCACAAAAGGCACATGCACAGTCTACAAAGAAGGAGGGCTTTAAGGAATTTTATCGTGTAAAAGCAAAGCGTATGGATTCGCAAGTTAAATCTAAGAAAAAGAGATTAGAGAAGGAGCTTGCAAAGGCAAAGGTTGAAGCTGTAGAACCTGAAGAAGAGATTCGTTTTTCCATAGACACAGATCAACGGGTGGGGAAGCGTTTTTTAGAGACAAAGCATTTGATGAAGTGTTTTGAGCAGCGTGTTTTATTTAAGGATGTAAATTTAATTGCAAAATTTGGAGAAAAGATTGCCATTACTGGATCAAATGGCAGTGGCAAAACAACATTATTAAAAATACTTTTAGGACAGATAAAGGCTGAAGGGGAGATTTGGATATCTCCTGCTGCGACTATCGGCTATTTAACGCAGGAAGTATTTGATTTACCACTAGATCAAACACCTGAGCAATATTTTTATAACGAAACCTTTGAAGAGCAAGGGAAAGTTCGGAATTTAATGAAGCATTTAGGCTTTACACCAGCGCACTGGACTGCACCAATAGGCAAGATGAGTATGGGGGAGCGGGTAAAGTGTAAACTAATGGCTTACATTTTAGAGGATAAAAATGTGCTTATTTTAGATGAACCGACGAATCACCTTGATCTACCTTCTCGGGAGCAATTAGAGAAAACACTTGCGCAATTTAAGGGAACATTACTTGTTGTCTCGCATGATAGATATTTTCTTGAGAAGGTAACTGATAGTGTGTGGGAAGTTCGAAATAAACGTATTGAGAAAAAATGGAGAAATGGCGCTCCTTCTCAAGTCGATGACATAGCTGCTCTTCGTTTAAAGCTTGAAAATGAAAGACAAGAGATACTTGGCAAGCTTAGTTTTCTTACGGTAAAGAATAAAGATTATGCTATGCTTGATCAAAAGTTTAACGAGCTGACGAAGCGAATTAATGAGCTTAAGTAA